A single Curtobacterium sp. MCSS17_015 DNA region contains:
- a CDS encoding LysR substrate-binding domain-containing protein has translation MERAPEVDLRQLRAFLALADELHFGRAAVDLGIAQPALSQLIRRVEVALGVELFARTSRSVALTPAGRVLQGRARSLLAQARRDLDETVRVGRGEAGRLDVGFVVSALPLGPIERVQRFRERFPLVRVELTEGFSSRLVAAVQRGELDLAVVRDPDPVDGVRFTRFRSEPFVAAVPRDHRFAERKTIRGPELLDDPFVFFPAEAGALATERNTAPVASGGRRPVIVQEATTWATVLHLVGVGLGVTVLPESAALAAPDTVVLLPLEGSPHRSELVWASRADDDREVLRNFAAAD, from the coding sequence ATGGAACGCGCTCCTGAGGTCGACCTCCGCCAACTCCGGGCCTTCCTGGCGCTCGCCGACGAACTGCACTTCGGTCGGGCGGCCGTCGACCTGGGGATCGCGCAGCCCGCGCTGTCGCAGCTCATCCGCCGGGTCGAGGTCGCCCTCGGCGTGGAGCTGTTCGCGCGCACCTCGCGGAGTGTCGCCCTCACGCCCGCCGGCCGGGTGCTGCAGGGGCGGGCGCGGTCCCTCTTGGCGCAGGCCCGACGGGACCTCGACGAGACCGTGCGGGTCGGGCGAGGCGAGGCCGGCCGCCTGGACGTGGGGTTCGTCGTCTCGGCACTGCCACTCGGTCCGATCGAACGCGTGCAACGGTTCCGGGAGCGCTTCCCCCTCGTGCGCGTCGAGCTCACCGAGGGCTTCTCCTCCCGTCTCGTGGCTGCCGTCCAACGCGGTGAGCTCGACCTCGCCGTGGTGCGCGACCCGGACCCGGTCGACGGCGTGCGGTTCACCCGGTTCCGGAGCGAGCCGTTCGTGGCCGCGGTGCCGCGTGACCACCGGTTCGCCGAACGGAAGACCATCCGGGGACCGGAACTGCTCGACGACCCGTTCGTGTTCTTCCCTGCCGAGGCCGGCGCGCTCGCCACGGAGCGGAACACCGCCCCCGTCGCGTCCGGTGGTCGACGACCCGTCATCGTGCAGGAAGCCACGACCTGGGCGACCGTGCTGCACCTGGTCGGCGTCGGCCTCGGGGTGACGGTGCTACCGGAGAGCGCGGCGCTCGCGGCACCGGACACGGTGGTGCTCCTGCCGCTCGAGGGCAGCCCGCACCGCAGTGAACTCGTCTGGGCATCGCGCGCGGACGACGACCGGGAGGTCCTCCGCAACTTCGCCGCCGCGGACTGA
- a CDS encoding FBP domain-containing protein, whose protein sequence is MQPLTESDIRSSFVNATPDELAQLPIPGLHETLWNEREYLGWRDPQAARRGYMVSWMDGKPVGIVVRAAGGSLRPGIAAMCSFCHSPQPATQVRLFSAARAGEAGRNGNTIGSYICEDLGCSMLIRTAPPHLNPPATIAMRSESLLARLHNFTADIMKTA, encoded by the coding sequence GTGCAGCCGCTCACCGAATCCGACATCCGATCGTCCTTCGTCAACGCGACGCCCGACGAGCTCGCCCAGCTCCCGATCCCGGGGCTGCACGAGACGTTGTGGAACGAGCGCGAGTACCTCGGCTGGCGCGACCCGCAGGCAGCCCGACGCGGCTACATGGTGTCGTGGATGGACGGCAAGCCCGTCGGCATCGTCGTCCGGGCCGCGGGCGGCTCGCTCCGTCCGGGCATCGCGGCGATGTGCTCGTTCTGCCACTCCCCCCAGCCGGCGACGCAGGTGCGCCTGTTCTCCGCGGCCCGCGCGGGTGAGGCCGGGCGGAACGGCAACACGATCGGCTCGTACATCTGCGAGGACCTCGGCTGCTCGATGCTCATCCGCACGGCACCGCCGCACCTCAACCCGCCGGCGACCATCGCGATGCGGTCCGAGTCGCTGCTCGCGCGGCTGCACAACTTCACGGCCGACATCATGAAGACGGCGTGA
- a CDS encoding isocitrate lyase/phosphoenolpyruvate mutase family protein, protein MTTSTAEKATTLKSLHEAPQILRVVNVWDAISAKTVAALPETHAIATAGHSIAASYGYQDGGMPLDLALAGAKTVVDAVDLPVTADLDDGYEDPAETIRRAIGLGIVGANVEDRLRPFDESVARVAAIMKAAEQEGVDFQLNARTDAIARGGDRPIAESIADAIARGKAFLDAGAPLVFVPGGHQREVVEQLVEGLGHGKLSVIGLPGALPASEYEALGVARISYGPLTQRVALRALRDLAADLYLGGVVPEDTPTLN, encoded by the coding sequence ATGACCACGAGCACCGCCGAGAAGGCGACGACACTCAAGTCCCTGCACGAAGCACCGCAGATCCTGCGGGTCGTCAACGTCTGGGACGCGATCAGCGCGAAGACGGTCGCGGCCCTGCCCGAGACGCACGCGATCGCCACCGCCGGGCACTCGATCGCCGCGTCGTACGGGTACCAGGACGGCGGCATGCCGCTCGACCTCGCCCTCGCCGGCGCGAAGACCGTCGTGGACGCTGTCGACCTGCCGGTGACCGCCGACCTCGACGACGGGTACGAGGACCCGGCCGAGACGATCCGCCGCGCGATCGGCCTCGGCATCGTCGGCGCGAACGTCGAGGACCGCCTCCGCCCGTTCGACGAGTCCGTCGCCCGCGTCGCCGCGATCATGAAGGCCGCGGAGCAGGAGGGTGTCGACTTCCAGCTGAACGCCCGCACCGACGCCATCGCCCGCGGCGGCGACCGCCCGATCGCGGAGAGCATCGCGGACGCCATCGCCCGCGGCAAAGCGTTCCTCGACGCGGGCGCACCGCTCGTGTTCGTGCCGGGCGGGCACCAGCGCGAGGTCGTCGAACAGCTCGTCGAGGGCCTCGGCCACGGAAAGCTCAGCGTCATCGGCCTGCCGGGCGCGCTGCCCGCGTCGGAGTACGAGGCGCTCGGCGTCGCCCGCATCTCCTACGGCCCGCTCACGCAGCGCGTCGCCCTGCGGGCGCTCCGCGACCTCGCCGCGGACCTCTACCTCGGTGGCGTCGTGCCGGAGGACACCCCGACGCTCAACTGA
- a CDS encoding amidase family protein, with product MTATDRTRTTDASSTRTPGGTPVTRRRRTTVAGAALLALVGTAVVATPSLAASAAPAAVDTSPAAMLAPYYTALDLTGDDQVTTADLAVLSDHLGATSTDPDWSAVSAADSDTDGTITLQDVATSSQRMIYDDGPFTLVEASTLDMQAAMNAGVTTSAEITQDYLDRIAAYDRTTTDTGAGGRPLNSIVTTNAGAIAAAKAADAERAAHGMTSMLLGVPIALKDNYDTKDMPTTGGCGCWDDNQTTTDAAMIAGLREAGAVVLAKASLDEFAFGFVSEFSSNQPAGSSLLVASPYVTTQTAGGSSGGTGAAIAANLAGIGFGTDTGGSIRVPSSYNQLVGIRPTVGLASRDGIIPLALSQDTGGPLARSVTDAAVALDAVTGIDAADPVTQGQAGKVPTSYTQFLDPTALHGKRIGYVTSMVGSNRTTARLFAEARATLEAQGATVVPITATPEFNRVLSEGSGSTNEFKHDLDQYVAKHLDPDVTARSLQGILDSGKYVPSRKSTYQQRNAITEAQYQAWAGPEGSHTTQIATGKQVVTGMMDAQDLDALVYPSGTPYGTQGTNMRLSPNTGMPAVTVPMGQATAADATITGAGVNLEFLGRSYDEGTVIGLGYSFEQATHARTSPALYPALG from the coding sequence ATGACCGCCACCGACCGCACCCGCACGACCGACGCCAGCTCGACCCGAACCCCCGGAGGAACCCCCGTGACCCGCCGTCGTCGCACCACCGTCGCCGGAGCCGCGCTCCTGGCCCTCGTCGGCACCGCCGTCGTCGCGACCCCGTCCCTCGCCGCGAGCGCCGCGCCGGCCGCGGTCGACACGAGCCCCGCGGCGATGCTCGCGCCGTACTACACAGCGCTCGACCTGACCGGCGACGACCAGGTCACGACCGCCGACCTCGCCGTCCTGTCCGACCACCTCGGTGCGACCTCGACGGACCCGGACTGGTCCGCCGTCTCAGCCGCGGACAGCGACACTGACGGCACGATCACGTTGCAGGACGTCGCCACGTCGTCCCAGCGCATGATCTACGACGACGGACCGTTCACGCTCGTCGAGGCGTCGACGCTCGACATGCAGGCCGCCATGAACGCGGGCGTCACGACCTCAGCCGAGATCACCCAGGACTACCTCGACCGCATCGCCGCCTACGACCGGACCACCACGGACACCGGGGCGGGCGGGCGGCCGCTCAACTCGATCGTCACGACCAACGCCGGGGCGATCGCCGCCGCGAAGGCCGCCGACGCCGAGCGTGCCGCACACGGGATGACGAGCATGCTCCTCGGCGTCCCGATCGCGCTGAAGGACAACTACGACACGAAGGACATGCCGACCACCGGCGGCTGCGGCTGCTGGGACGACAACCAGACCACGACCGACGCGGCCATGATCGCCGGCCTCCGCGAGGCGGGGGCGGTCGTCCTCGCCAAGGCGAGCCTCGACGAGTTCGCCTTCGGCTTCGTGTCCGAGTTCTCCTCGAACCAGCCGGCGGGCTCGTCCCTCCTCGTCGCGAGCCCGTACGTCACGACGCAGACCGCCGGCGGTTCGAGCGGCGGCACGGGCGCGGCGATCGCGGCGAACCTGGCGGGCATCGGGTTCGGCACCGACACCGGTGGCTCGATCCGCGTCCCGTCGTCGTACAACCAGCTCGTCGGCATCCGCCCGACGGTCGGTCTCGCGAGCCGCGACGGCATCATCCCGCTCGCGCTGTCCCAGGACACCGGTGGCCCGCTCGCCCGCTCGGTCACCGACGCCGCCGTGGCGCTCGACGCCGTCACCGGTATCGACGCCGCCGACCCGGTCACGCAGGGCCAGGCGGGCAAGGTCCCGACCTCGTACACGCAGTTCCTCGACCCGACGGCCCTGCACGGCAAGCGGATCGGCTACGTCACGTCGATGGTCGGGTCGAACCGCACCACCGCGCGGCTCTTCGCCGAGGCCCGGGCCACCCTGGAGGCCCAGGGTGCGACCGTCGTGCCGATCACCGCGACGCCCGAGTTCAACCGGGTGCTCAGCGAGGGCAGCGGCAGCACGAACGAGTTCAAGCACGACCTCGACCAGTACGTGGCGAAGCACCTCGACCCCGACGTCACGGCGCGCTCGCTGCAGGGCATCCTCGACTCCGGGAAGTACGTTCCCAGCCGGAAGAGCACGTACCAGCAGCGGAACGCGATCACGGAGGCGCAGTACCAGGCCTGGGCGGGACCGGAGGGCTCGCACACCACGCAGATCGCGACGGGCAAGCAGGTCGTCACCGGGATGATGGACGCGCAGGACCTCGACGCGCTCGTCTACCCGTCGGGCACCCCGTACGGCACGCAGGGCACGAACATGCGCCTCAGCCCGAACACCGGCATGCCGGCCGTGACCGTCCCGATGGGACAGGCCACCGCGGCGGACGCCACGATCACCGGGGCGGGCGTGAACCTCGAGTTCCTCGGCCGCTCCTACGACGAGGGCACCGTCATCGGCCTCGGTTACAGCTTCGAGCAGGCGACCCACGCCCGCACCAGTCCGGCGCTGTACCCGGCACTCGGGTAG
- a CDS encoding SDR family oxidoreductase produces the protein MPRDQYEYSDPTTRYPNTSPEPQQQPEPGLESRMDPEPDHGEDSYRGTGRLTGRRALITGADSGIGAAVAIAYAREGADIALAYLPDEEEDAQRIVALVEAAGRTAVTIPGDLTAPNYPAALVERAVTELGGLDAIVSCAGKQHWRAEVTDIPDDQLVDTFTVNVLSLFRLVQAALPHLEPGSTIITTASMEAYQPAPDRLDYAASKAAVNNFSKGLAQQLIPRGIRVNVVAPGPTWSVLQVSAGVDPETLPDFGSSESPMGRPGQPAELAPAYVFLASHESSFVVGETLNVNGGMVTP, from the coding sequence ATGCCCCGTGACCAGTACGAGTACAGCGACCCGACGACCCGGTACCCGAACACCAGCCCGGAACCGCAGCAGCAGCCCGAGCCGGGCCTGGAGTCGCGGATGGACCCGGAGCCGGACCACGGCGAGGACTCCTACCGCGGCACCGGGCGTCTCACCGGGCGTCGTGCGCTGATCACCGGCGCCGACTCCGGCATCGGCGCGGCCGTCGCGATCGCCTACGCCCGAGAAGGCGCCGACATCGCCCTCGCCTACCTGCCCGACGAGGAGGAGGACGCACAGCGGATCGTCGCCCTCGTCGAGGCCGCCGGTCGCACGGCCGTCACGATCCCCGGTGACCTCACCGCCCCGAACTACCCCGCGGCCCTCGTGGAACGGGCCGTCACGGAACTCGGCGGACTCGACGCCATCGTCAGCTGCGCCGGCAAGCAGCACTGGCGCGCCGAGGTCACCGACATCCCCGACGACCAGCTCGTCGACACCTTCACCGTCAACGTGCTCTCGCTCTTCCGGCTCGTGCAGGCGGCGCTCCCCCACCTCGAGCCGGGCTCGACGATCATCACCACCGCGTCGATGGAGGCCTACCAGCCCGCTCCGGACCGGCTCGACTACGCGGCGTCGAAGGCAGCCGTCAACAACTTCTCGAAGGGGCTCGCGCAGCAGCTCATCCCGCGCGGCATCCGCGTCAACGTCGTCGCCCCGGGGCCGACCTGGTCGGTGTTGCAGGTGTCCGCCGGGGTCGACCCCGAGACGCTGCCGGACTTCGGGTCGAGCGAGTCCCCGATGGGACGCCCGGGACAGCCCGCCGAACTCGCACCCGCGTACGTGTTCCTGGCCTCGCACGAGTCGAGCTTCGTCGTCGGCGAGACGCTCAACGTGAACGGCGGCATGGTCACGCCGTGA
- a CDS encoding M56 family metallopeptidase: protein MVVTGVCLVVLALVVVAFVPRVLTRSGWTIDRPRTAILAWQAAVVVGIVGFVVGIALVVLAGRPLGDPFGIGDSPSHGLNVGVAVLAVIAFAVAVRVRPGPEHEAVREAIRTGAAGHREVDGTLVAVLQADTALACAVPGRSGGVLVSSGLADRLRTDELEAVVAHERAHLRQHHASVVGFAESVERAVPWVPGARAMARSTRVLVEFAADDAAARRVGRDALRRAVLVADGTGALGAVRASRLS from the coding sequence GTGGTCGTCACCGGCGTCTGCCTGGTCGTGCTCGCCCTCGTCGTGGTCGCGTTCGTCCCACGCGTGCTCACGAGGTCCGGCTGGACGATCGACCGTCCACGGACCGCGATCCTGGCGTGGCAGGCCGCGGTGGTCGTCGGGATCGTCGGTTTCGTCGTCGGCATCGCGCTGGTCGTCCTCGCAGGTCGCCCGCTCGGTGACCCCTTCGGCATCGGGGACTCCCCGAGTCACGGGCTGAACGTCGGTGTCGCCGTCCTCGCGGTCATCGCGTTCGCCGTCGCGGTCCGCGTCCGGCCCGGTCCCGAGCACGAGGCCGTGCGCGAGGCGATCCGCACCGGTGCCGCCGGGCACCGCGAGGTCGACGGCACGCTCGTCGCCGTCCTGCAGGCCGACACCGCGCTGGCCTGCGCGGTGCCCGGCCGCTCCGGCGGTGTCCTCGTCAGCAGCGGCCTGGCGGACCGGCTGCGCACCGACGAGCTCGAGGCGGTGGTCGCGCACGAGCGCGCCCACCTCCGGCAGCACCACGCGTCCGTCGTCGGGTTCGCCGAGTCGGTCGAGCGGGCGGTCCCGTGGGTGCCGGGCGCGCGCGCGATGGCCCGCTCGACACGGGTCCTCGTCGAGTTCGCCGCCGACGACGCCGCCGCTCGTCGCGTCGGCCGTGACGCGCTCCGCCGGGCGGTCCTGGTGGCGGACGGGACAGGTGCACTCGGCGCGGTCCGGGCCTCCAGACTGTCCTGA
- the gcvH gene encoding glycine cleavage system protein GcvH, protein MTDQTALQYTKDHEWILVEGDVVTVGITDHAAEQLGDVVYVELPAVGTTTTAGEQLGEIESTKSVGELFAPIEGEVVEVNDAVVATPDTVNQDPFGAGWLVKLKVDGTSFPEDLMDHDTYRASIA, encoded by the coding sequence ATGACCGACCAGACCGCACTGCAGTACACCAAGGACCACGAGTGGATCCTCGTCGAGGGCGACGTCGTCACCGTCGGCATCACCGACCACGCGGCCGAGCAGCTCGGTGACGTGGTCTACGTCGAGCTCCCCGCCGTGGGCACCACCACGACCGCCGGCGAGCAGCTCGGCGAGATCGAGTCCACCAAGAGCGTCGGCGAGCTCTTCGCCCCGATCGAGGGCGAGGTCGTCGAGGTCAACGACGCCGTCGTCGCCACCCCGGACACCGTCAACCAGGACCCGTTCGGCGCCGGCTGGCTCGTCAAGCTCAAGGTCGACGGGACCTCCTTCCCCGAGGACCTCATGGACCACGACACGTACCGGGCCTCGATCGCATGA
- a CDS encoding aminotransferase class I/II-fold pyridoxal phosphate-dependent enzyme produces the protein MASDEQDPVGTLRGVRTSIKWTRYAPDVLPLFVAEMDHEVAPEIRQALVERVQQSDLGYLDGPGPLAPAFAGFARDRWGWDVAPERVYLATDVSVGIVETLRLALPDGGRVAIAPPVYPPFFELVEEARCQVEEVPLTERWGVYRLDLDGLERAFADGVRVFLLCNPHNPIGLVHDRADLVALAELAARYDVLVISDEIHAPLTHPGVQFTPFATVAEPAGARSVCVTSASKGWNLAGVKCSVIVAGDARTAELLDTLWEEVACRTSILGLHANVAAFSLAVGWLDDVIDRIVANDRLLAKLLAEHLPGVVYARPRAGYLAWLDFRGLGLGDDPAVQLREHAFVALNSGLPFGAQGRGFARINLACSPETLREAVFRIAAAYPSSAQEGVVWHVA, from the coding sequence ATGGCGAGCGACGAACAGGACCCGGTCGGCACGCTCCGTGGGGTCCGCACGAGCATCAAGTGGACGCGGTACGCGCCCGACGTGCTGCCCCTGTTCGTCGCCGAGATGGACCACGAGGTCGCGCCGGAGATCCGGCAGGCCCTCGTCGAGCGGGTGCAGCAGTCGGACCTCGGGTACCTGGACGGGCCGGGGCCGCTCGCGCCGGCGTTCGCCGGGTTCGCCCGCGACCGCTGGGGCTGGGACGTCGCCCCGGAGCGCGTGTACCTCGCGACGGACGTCAGCGTCGGGATCGTGGAGACGCTCCGGCTCGCGTTGCCGGACGGTGGGCGCGTGGCGATCGCGCCGCCGGTGTACCCGCCGTTCTTCGAACTCGTCGAGGAGGCCCGATGTCAGGTCGAGGAGGTACCCCTCACTGAGCGGTGGGGCGTCTACCGCCTCGACCTCGACGGGCTCGAGCGGGCGTTCGCCGACGGGGTCCGCGTGTTCCTGCTCTGCAACCCGCACAACCCGATCGGGCTCGTGCACGACCGAGCGGACCTCGTGGCGCTCGCCGAACTCGCCGCGCGGTACGACGTGCTCGTGATCAGCGACGAGATCCACGCGCCGCTGACGCACCCGGGCGTGCAGTTCACGCCGTTCGCGACGGTCGCCGAGCCCGCCGGTGCGCGCAGCGTCTGCGTGACGAGCGCGAGCAAGGGCTGGAACCTCGCCGGCGTGAAGTGCTCGGTCATCGTCGCCGGGGACGCCCGCACCGCCGAGCTCCTCGACACGCTGTGGGAAGAGGTGGCCTGTCGGACGAGCATCCTCGGGCTGCACGCGAACGTCGCGGCCTTCAGCCTGGCCGTCGGGTGGCTCGACGACGTCATCGACCGCATCGTCGCGAACGACCGGCTGCTGGCGAAGCTCCTCGCCGAGCACCTGCCCGGCGTCGTCTACGCGCGACCCCGAGCCGGGTACCTGGCCTGGCTCGACTTCCGGGGGCTCGGGCTCGGCGACGACCCGGCGGTGCAGCTCCGGGAGCACGCGTTCGTGGCGCTCAACTCCGGGCTGCCCTTCGGCGCGCAGGGGAGGGGCTTCGCCCGGATCAACCTGGCGTGCTCGCCGGAGACGCTGCGCGAGGCGGTGTTCCGCATCGCTGCCGCGTACCCGTCCAGTGCGCAGGAGGGGGTCGTCTGGCACGTCGCCTGA
- a CDS encoding GNAT family N-acetyltransferase, which translates to MPVTTQVVIDDISSAADAAAFRSLNERWITTFFTLEDEDRRLLGDPVQHIVEPGGVVLVARLGTAVVGCVGLAPHGADAFELVKMAVDPDHQGHGTGRQLIRAAVDRARELGARRVLLETNSALASAVHLYETTGFRHLGADEHPPSPYVRADVAMALDL; encoded by the coding sequence ATGCCCGTCACCACCCAGGTCGTCATCGACGACATCTCCTCCGCCGCCGACGCCGCCGCGTTCCGGTCCCTCAACGAGCGCTGGATCACGACGTTCTTCACGCTCGAGGACGAGGACCGTCGGCTCCTCGGCGACCCCGTCCAGCACATCGTCGAGCCCGGCGGCGTCGTCCTCGTCGCCCGTCTCGGCACCGCCGTGGTCGGCTGCGTCGGACTGGCCCCGCACGGCGCCGACGCGTTCGAACTCGTGAAGATGGCCGTCGACCCGGACCACCAGGGACACGGCACCGGACGCCAGCTCATCCGCGCCGCGGTGGACCGCGCTCGGGAGCTCGGCGCCCGCCGGGTGCTCCTCGAGACGAACAGCGCACTCGCGAGCGCCGTGCACCTGTACGAGACGACCGGGTTCCGCCACCTCGGAGCCGACGAGCACCCGCCGAGCCCGTACGTCCGGGCGGACGTGGCGATGGCGCTCGACCTCTGA
- a CDS encoding BlaI/MecI/CopY family transcriptional regulator → MAGQRSRPRGQLEQAVLDTLWSADASAGDGLTARQVLDAFAEPRPALTTVLTVLDRLGRKGAVLREEHADAPLTFRAAHSREDHTASLMSNALAAASDREAALLQFTGSLASGDLEVLRRAIDSRTRS, encoded by the coding sequence GTGGCTGGACAGCGATCGCGCCCCCGTGGGCAGCTCGAGCAGGCGGTGCTCGACACGCTCTGGTCCGCCGACGCCTCGGCGGGCGACGGGCTCACCGCCCGCCAGGTCCTCGATGCCTTCGCCGAACCCCGGCCGGCGCTGACGACGGTCCTCACCGTGCTCGACCGGCTCGGCCGCAAGGGTGCCGTCCTCCGCGAGGAACACGCCGATGCTCCGCTGACGTTCCGGGCAGCGCACTCGCGCGAGGACCACACCGCGTCGCTGATGTCGAACGCGCTGGCCGCCGCCTCCGACCGTGAGGCCGCGCTCCTCCAGTTCACCGGTTCGCTCGCGTCCGGGGACCTCGAGGTCCTCCGCCGCGCGATCGACTCCCGAACGCGCTCCTGA
- the gcvT gene encoding glycine cleavage system aminomethyltransferase GcvT, giving the protein MSEPLRSSPLEAAHEAAGATFTDFAGHRMPVRYSSDLAEHHAVRQTAGVFDLSHMAEIGVQGPEAVAYLDAALAGSFGAMPVGRAKYSLLLTADGGILDDLVVYRTGDDVFLVVANAGNRDVAVRAMQERAAGHDVLVTDDSDRTALVAIQGPAAAGTLDALVVADRLQPETPLDELRYYRVLHALFDGSEVLIARTGYTGEDGFELYSDTEVATVIWDALLDAGAERGVVPAGLAARDTLRLEAGMPLYGHELDTSVRPAQAGLGRVVATSGSFVGDAGVQPAPDARVLVGIVMEGRRAARAGYDLLRDGAVVGTVTSGALSPTLGHPVAMAFIDPDCADGGQVLHIDVRGTAIPGTVTALPFYRRASKG; this is encoded by the coding sequence ATGTCAGAACCGCTGCGCTCGTCGCCGCTCGAGGCCGCGCACGAGGCCGCCGGTGCCACGTTCACCGACTTCGCCGGGCACCGCATGCCGGTCCGGTACTCGTCCGACCTCGCCGAACACCACGCCGTGCGCCAGACCGCGGGTGTCTTCGACCTCTCGCACATGGCCGAGATCGGTGTGCAGGGGCCCGAGGCCGTGGCGTACCTCGACGCTGCGCTCGCCGGGTCGTTCGGCGCGATGCCGGTCGGTCGCGCGAAGTACTCGTTGCTCCTGACCGCGGACGGCGGGATCCTCGACGACCTCGTCGTCTACCGCACCGGTGACGACGTCTTCCTCGTCGTCGCGAACGCCGGCAACCGGGACGTCGCCGTCCGGGCCATGCAGGAGCGCGCCGCCGGCCACGACGTCCTCGTGACGGACGACTCCGACCGGACGGCCCTCGTCGCGATCCAGGGGCCGGCCGCGGCGGGTACGCTCGACGCCCTCGTCGTCGCCGACCGGCTGCAGCCGGAGACCCCGCTCGACGAACTCCGCTACTACCGCGTGCTCCACGCACTGTTCGACGGCAGCGAGGTCCTCATCGCCCGCACCGGGTACACCGGCGAGGACGGCTTCGAGCTGTACAGCGACACCGAGGTCGCCACGGTGATCTGGGACGCCCTGCTCGACGCCGGAGCCGAGCGTGGGGTCGTGCCCGCCGGACTCGCGGCGCGCGACACCCTCCGTCTCGAAGCAGGCATGCCGCTCTACGGCCACGAGCTCGACACCTCGGTCCGCCCGGCGCAGGCCGGGCTCGGCCGCGTCGTCGCCACCTCGGGCTCCTTCGTCGGCGACGCCGGCGTGCAGCCCGCCCCCGACGCCCGCGTGCTCGTCGGCATCGTGATGGAAGGACGCCGCGCTGCCCGTGCGGGGTACGACCTCCTGCGCGACGGAGCGGTCGTCGGCACCGTGACCTCCGGCGCCCTCTCGCCGACGCTCGGTCACCCGGTCGCGATGGCGTTCATCGACCCCGACTGCGCCGACGGGGGACAGGTCCTCCACATCGACGTCCGCGGTACCGCCATCCCCGGAACCGTCACCGCCCTCCCCTTCTACCGCCGCGCCTCGAAAGGCTGA